In the genome of Herpetosiphon gulosus, the window GAGCTTCGGTCAAGATATCGATGCTGATACCCATTGCTGCAAGCTTCAAGCGAGCAATTTCTTGGTCAACTTCGACTGGCAAGGCGTACACTTTGTTTTCCAACTTGCCTTTGTTGGTCAAGAGGTATTCGCTGGCCAAAGCTTGGTTGGCGAATGATTGATCCATCACGGCGCTTGGGTGACCTTCAGCCGAAGCCAAGTTGATCAAGCGGCCTTCGCCCAACAAGTTGATGCGGCGGCCATCAGCCATGACATATTGATCGATGAATTCGCGTGGTTGTTTCTTTTCAACTGCCATTTTTTCCAAGGCTGGAATATCGATTTCAACGTTGAAGTGGCCTGAGTTACAAACAATCGCGCCATCTTTCATTGCATCGAAATCTTCAGCATCGAGTACGTGAATATCGCCAGTGGCGGTGATGAAGATATCGCCAATGCGAGCAGCTTCAACCATTGGCATCACGCGGAAGCCGTCCATTGCAGCTTCGAGCGCCTTGATTGAATCGATTTCGGTGACGATGATGTTGGCACCTAGACCGTGGGCACGCATTGCGATCCCTTTTGAACACCAGCCGTAACCGGCTACAACCACGGTTTTACCAGCGATCAACACATTGGTTGCGCGGATGATCCCGTCGAGGGTTGATTGGCCAGTGCCATAGCGGTTGTCGAACAAGTGCTTGGTTTGGCTGTCGTTAACTGCAATCACTGGGAATTCGAGCACGCCTTGGTTGGCCATCGCGCGAAGCCGAATCACACCGGTGGTGGTTTCTTCGGTTGAGCCAAGCAAGTTTGGCAACAATTCGCGGCGATCTTTCAACACGGCGCTCACGAGGTCAGCACCATCGTCCATGGTGATGTGAGGAGCATGGTCGAGGGCAGCTTTCAAGTGATTGTAATAGGTTGCGTTATCTTCGCCCTTGATGGCATAGACGGGGATTTCGTCGTATTGCACCAGTGCTGCAGCAACATCATCTTGGGTTGAAAGTGGGTTTGAGGCTGCCAACACAATATCAGCGCCACCAGCTTGGAGTGTGCGCATCAAGTTTGCGGTTTCAGCGGTAACGTGCA includes:
- the ahcY gene encoding adenosylhomocysteinase, producing the protein MAKDFDIKDIKLADEGMRRIAWAEQEMPVLRQLRERFAKERPLEGLKMSACLHVTAETANLMRTLQAGGADIVLAASNPLSTQDDVAAALVQYDEIPVYAIKGEDNATYYNHLKAALDHAPHITMDDGADLVSAVLKDRRELLPNLLGSTEETTTGVIRLRAMANQGVLEFPVIAVNDSQTKHLFDNRYGTGQSTLDGIIRATNVLIAGKTVVVAGYGWCSKGIAMRAHGLGANIIVTEIDSIKALEAAMDGFRVMPMVEAARIGDIFITATGDIHVLDAEDFDAMKDGAIVCNSGHFNVEIDIPALEKMAVEKKQPREFIDQYVMADGRRINLLGEGRLINLASAEGHPSAVMDQSFANQALASEYLLTNKGKLENKVYALPVEVDQEIARLKLAAMGISIDILTEAQVTYLNSWEEGT